Proteins co-encoded in one uncultured Bacteroides sp. genomic window:
- a CDS encoding response regulator transcription factor has protein sequence MNTNAAILIYGPDCHSTQSLLESLQEKNVEVKLFSEVESAYHYYCNTRPQVCILHEFSSLESCFPLAKRILEFSRDTYLIFIFKQDKMINLRIGFQLGADDCLMIPYDIDELKLRIKAMIRRGLEAKTKPSEYVLGKYLFDAQKDILFFDKLKIHLTTRETDLLSLLCKKINEVVSWEDALNAIWSVDDFVNSRVLSIYIYKLRQILKKDPSVQIVTLHGIGYKLTVNSANKITETMPYLYSRI, from the coding sequence ATGAACACGAATGCTGCTATACTTATTTATGGTCCTGACTGCCATTCAACTCAGTCGTTGCTTGAGTCTCTTCAAGAGAAAAATGTTGAAGTGAAACTTTTCTCTGAAGTGGAGAGCGCATATCATTATTATTGTAATACGCGACCTCAGGTTTGTATTCTCCATGAATTTTCTTCACTTGAAAGTTGTTTCCCTTTAGCCAAACGAATACTGGAGTTTAGCAGAGATACTTATCTTATTTTTATTTTCAAACAAGATAAGATGATTAATCTAAGAATAGGATTTCAATTAGGAGCAGATGATTGCTTAATGATTCCATATGATATAGATGAGCTGAAACTAAGAATAAAAGCGATGATCAGGAGAGGACTTGAAGCAAAGACTAAACCATCTGAATATGTATTAGGAAAATATCTTTTTGATGCTCAGAAAGATATTTTATTTTTTGATAAATTGAAAATACATCTTACAACCAGGGAAACTGATTTGTTGTCACTACTCTGTAAAAAAATAAATGAGGTTGTGTCATGGGAAGATGCCTTGAATGCAATCTGGAGTGTAGACGACTTTGTTAATTCCCGTGTTCTTTCAATCTATATTTATAAACTAAGGCAAATACTGAAGAAAGATCCTTCCGTGCAAATCGTCACACTGCATGGAATAGGATATAAATTGACTGTGAACTCAGCGAATAAAATTACTGAAACAATGCCTTACCTGTATAGTAGAATCTAA
- a CDS encoding translocation/assembly module TamB domain-containing protein → MAIIATDELEKILHTELSIGRVDIGLMNRIIIDDVLLKDQSKREMLKVSRLSAKFEILPLFKGKITIRSVQLFGFNIHLNKKTPKDPINCKFVIDAFASKDTVKKESKLDLRINSVLIRRGTFNYDILSEPGSPGKFNAKHIQLSNIIANISLKALRKDTINLSIKRLSLNEQSGFELKKLSLKFAGNAKGTKIENIHIGLPNTNIQLTPVKISYESPKAIKDFVNGVFFSTRILPSSITLSDLSPFIPALANFRDKLDLGMRINGTINQLAISDLRINANNNFLFSGGVAFQDLTHIKDTYLVGDIQQLKLSRAGMDFLVRNLVKNFSGTPDILKRLGNIAFKGEVSGYFNDLVTYGTFNTGLGTVKTDVKFSSNKAKGSYNYSGAIKTNEFNLGKLLNNEKTFGKTSLNLEVKGVHLKGLKPDISIKGLVSLLEYNGYDYKNIKLDGLYKNGGFDGQVALNDENGNVSLNGKINLSQKLPTFNFHADIRDIRPNNLHLTNKYKDAKFSLTVDANFTGHSIDDMIGEINVDSFTFVSPEKNYFMDNLNIAAKRTGGVKSLEINSKFLTATVKGNYSYQTIPVSIMKTVERYIPSLLTVNKKYKEPHNDFNFDVQIYNTDILSNVFNIPLNIYKHSSIKGYINDNERKLKIDGYFPGIQYNDLFFESGIILCETTDNLFKCNFRGNKRMKNSTVNLSLEAFAQNDKVHTSINWGNNAVQTYSGKFSTITSFFKTAGESPLLQAKIDVEPTEVILNDTVWNIHPSHIEVDSGRVYVDNFLFKHKGQFLRINGKATANANDTLKVELKDIGIGYIFDIVNLKSVDLNGKATGMAYASQIMKSPVMNANLFVKDFSFNKGVVGDMNVHGEWDKDEEGVYLEGKINESNISETNVKGYISPKKKGLDLHFDAHNTNIAFLQPYLQSIATDIKGRASGNVRLFGLFKALTLEGSALADASFKINVLNTKFAIKDSVRITPNEFTLNNVKLHDMEGHTGMVSGYVRHEHFKDMNYHLQMDAKNMLVYDTKESPDMPFYGKVYGTGNVLLTGNNTGLNIDAAISTNRNTSFVYMMANTTSAVSNQFVTFVDKTPKRRIEEDTTAVKDYFLQNIEKEAEASQMDIHLNMLVDATPEGTMKIIVDPISNDYMIGKGTGSIRLEYYNKGGVKMFGSYTVDHGTYKFSLKELIRKDFSINSGSSINFNGDPLNANLDIKAAYTVNAASLSDLGSEVPDDLKKSNVKVNCTMDITGNLLHPAIKLGIALPNESEEKQRIVQNVISTEDQINMQTLYLLGVGKFYTPNYATASQNSNAMTSVLSSTISGQLNNMLSQVINSSNWNIGLNGNTGTNGWTDMEFEGMLSGQLLNNRLLINGNFGYRENPTVTSNFVGNFDLEYLLTRSGTIRMKAYNQSNDRYYTRTTLNTQGLGIMYKKDFDTWNDLLPWNRKKKKQTVQPADSISNEPQTKTAPKPKTKRER, encoded by the coding sequence ATGGCAATCATTGCCACTGATGAATTAGAAAAGATTCTCCATACTGAACTTTCTATCGGTCGGGTTGATATCGGACTGATGAACAGAATTATTATAGACGATGTATTGCTGAAGGACCAATCGAAGAGAGAAATGCTAAAGGTGTCACGCCTTTCTGCAAAATTTGAGATTCTGCCTTTATTCAAAGGAAAAATTACCATTCGAAGCGTACAACTCTTTGGATTTAATATTCACCTGAACAAGAAAACTCCAAAGGATCCCATCAACTGCAAATTTGTTATTGATGCATTTGCCAGTAAAGACACTGTAAAAAAAGAAAGTAAACTTGATTTGCGCATTAATTCCGTGCTTATTCGCCGCGGTACGTTTAATTATGACATTTTATCAGAACCTGGAAGTCCTGGTAAATTTAATGCCAAACACATACAGCTATCCAATATTATAGCGAATATTTCTCTGAAAGCACTGCGCAAGGATACTATAAATCTTTCAATAAAACGGTTGAGCCTGAACGAGCAGTCGGGATTTGAACTGAAAAAATTATCACTTAAATTTGCAGGCAATGCCAAAGGAACCAAAATTGAGAACATCCATATCGGATTACCTAATACAAACATACAGCTGACTCCGGTCAAGATCTCGTATGAAAGCCCCAAGGCAATTAAGGACTTTGTCAATGGAGTTTTTTTCTCAACACGGATACTTCCTTCCTCCATTACACTAAGTGATCTTTCACCTTTTATACCGGCACTTGCTAATTTCCGGGACAAACTAGATCTGGGAATGAGAATAAACGGCACAATCAATCAATTAGCCATATCCGATCTGAGAATCAATGCCAACAACAATTTCCTGTTCAGTGGAGGAGTTGCTTTTCAGGACCTCACACATATCAAGGACACTTATCTGGTGGGTGATATTCAACAGTTGAAATTAAGCCGTGCCGGAATGGATTTTCTGGTACGAAATCTGGTTAAGAACTTCTCCGGCACTCCTGATATCTTAAAAAGATTGGGAAACATTGCATTCAAAGGCGAAGTTTCGGGATACTTTAATGATTTAGTTACTTACGGAACCTTTAACACAGGGTTGGGAACGGTGAAGACTGATGTTAAATTCAGCTCCAATAAAGCAAAAGGCAGCTACAATTACTCCGGTGCCATAAAAACAAATGAATTTAACTTGGGCAAATTGCTCAATAACGAAAAAACGTTTGGGAAAACCTCCCTGAATCTGGAAGTGAAAGGAGTACATCTCAAGGGATTAAAACCAGATATTTCTATTAAAGGTTTAGTATCTTTATTGGAATATAACGGTTATGACTACAAGAATATCAAGCTCGATGGGTTATACAAAAACGGAGGCTTCGACGGACAAGTAGCATTGAATGACGAGAATGGGAATGTCTCCCTGAACGGAAAAATAAATCTTTCCCAGAAGCTGCCTACGTTCAACTTTCACGCAGATATCCGGGATATCCGTCCAAACAACCTGCATCTGACAAATAAATACAAAGATGCAAAATTCTCTTTAACGGTGGATGCCAATTTCACCGGACACTCTATAGATGATATGATAGGAGAAATTAATGTAGACAGCTTTACGTTTGTAAGTCCGGAGAAGAATTACTTTATGGACAACCTGAATATTGCAGCCAAACGTACAGGCGGTGTAAAAAGTCTGGAGATTAATTCCAAATTCCTCACTGCTACAGTAAAAGGCAACTATTCATACCAAACCATTCCGGTGAGCATCATGAAAACCGTGGAAAGATACATTCCTTCTCTGCTAACCGTAAACAAAAAATATAAGGAACCACACAACGACTTTAATTTCGATGTGCAAATTTACAACACGGATATCCTCTCTAATGTGTTCAATATTCCGTTGAACATATACAAGCACAGCTCTATAAAAGGGTATATCAACGACAATGAACGGAAACTGAAGATTGATGGCTATTTTCCAGGCATACAATATAACGATCTGTTTTTTGAATCGGGAATCATTCTTTGTGAAACTACCGATAACCTGTTTAAATGTAACTTCAGGGGCAATAAAAGGATGAAAAACTCCACAGTCAATCTTTCATTGGAAGCGTTTGCACAAAACGATAAAGTTCATACATCCATTAACTGGGGAAATAATGCCGTTCAAACCTATAGCGGTAAATTCTCTACTATCACCAGCTTCTTTAAAACAGCTGGAGAGAGCCCTCTTCTTCAGGCTAAAATAGATGTGGAGCCTACCGAAGTTATTCTGAATGATACGGTATGGAACATTCATCCTTCACACATCGAAGTAGATTCAGGCCGTGTGTATGTAGATAATTTCCTGTTTAAGCATAAAGGTCAGTTCCTGCGCATCAATGGTAAGGCTACAGCGAATGCCAACGATACCTTAAAGGTGGAACTAAAAGATATCGGTATAGGATATATCTTTGATATTGTAAATCTTAAATCAGTTGACTTAAACGGGAAAGCTACAGGTATGGCATATGCAAGCCAGATAATGAAAAGCCCTGTTATGAATGCCAATCTTTTCGTTAAGGACTTTTCATTTAATAAGGGGGTGGTTGGCGATATGAATGTCCACGGAGAATGGGATAAAGATGAGGAAGGAGTTTACCTGGAAGGAAAAATCAACGAGTCTAATATTTCCGAGACCAACGTGAAAGGTTATATTTCTCCAAAAAAGAAAGGGTTGGATCTTCATTTTGATGCTCACAACACCAATATAGCATTCCTGCAACCCTATCTGCAGAGCATTGCTACTGATATAAAAGGCCGGGCTTCCGGAAATGTGAGACTGTTCGGACTGTTTAAAGCACTTACACTGGAAGGGTCTGCCCTTGCCGATGCTTCATTCAAGATCAACGTTCTGAACACCAAGTTCGCCATAAAAGACTCAGTTCGGATCACTCCCAACGAGTTCACCCTGAACAATGTCAAGCTCCATGATATGGAGGGGCATACCGGAATGGTCAGCGGTTACGTGCGACACGAGCATTTCAAAGATATGAACTACCACCTGCAAATGGATGCAAAAAACATGCTGGTATACGACACTAAAGAGAGTCCGGACATGCCTTTCTATGGCAAAGTATATGGCACAGGAAATGTTTTGCTCACTGGAAACAATACCGGATTGAACATAGATGCGGCCATAAGTACCAACCGGAATACTAGTTTCGTGTATATGATGGCCAACACCACTTCAGCTGTCAGCAATCAGTTTGTTACCTTTGTTGACAAAACTCCGAAGCGCAGAATAGAGGAAGACACCACTGCTGTTAAAGATTACTTCCTGCAAAACATCGAAAAAGAAGCAGAAGCCTCGCAAATGGATATTCACCTCAATATGTTAGTGGATGCCACCCCCGAAGGAACCATGAAAATTATAGTCGACCCTATTTCAAACGACTACATGATTGGAAAAGGAACAGGAAGTATCCGCCTGGAATACTACAATAAAGGAGGCGTTAAGATGTTCGGTAGTTACACGGTAGACCACGGTACATACAAATTCAGTCTTAAGGAACTGATACGTAAGGATTTCAGCATCAATTCAGGCAGTTCTATCAACTTTAACGGCGATCCGTTGAATGCCAACCTTGATATCAAAGCTGCTTACACAGTCAATGCTGCTTCACTAAGCGATCTGGGCTCGGAAGTTCCGGACGATCTCAAGAAATCAAACGTAAAAGTGAACTGTACAATGGATATCACCGGTAACCTTTTGCATCCTGCCATAAAGCTGGGCATTGCATTACCCAATGAGAGCGAAGAGAAACAACGTATTGTACAAAATGTAATCAGTACGGAAGATCAGATAAACATGCAGACACTCTATTTATTAGGTGTCGGTAAGTTCTACACTCCGAACTATGCAACTGCGTCTCAGAACTCCAATGCCATGACTTCAGTACTATCCTCAACCATTTCCGGACAGCTAAACAATATGTTGTCACAGGTAATCAACAGCAGCAACTGGAATATTGGGCTCAACGGTAATACCGGTACCAATGGGTGGACCGATATGGAATTTGAAGGAATGCTTTCCGGACAACTGCTGAACAACCGTCTACTGATTAACGGAAACTTTGGATATAGGGAAAATCCTACTGTTACAAGTAACTTCGTAGGGAATTTCGATTTAGAGTACTTGCTCACCAGATCAGGTACGATACGAATGAAAGCCTATAATCAGTCCAACGACCGTTATTATACCCGTACAACATTGAACACACAAGGCCTCGGTATCATGTATAAGAAGGATTTCGACACCTGGAACGACCTGCTGCCCTGGAACCGTAAGAAGAAAAAACAAACTGTTCAACCAGCTGATTCCATTTCTAATGAGCCTCAGACCAAAACAGCTCCAAAGCCCAAAACGAAAAGAGAAAGATAA
- a CDS encoding NAD-dependent epimerase has product MKKILVTGAAGFIGYYLVKKLLERGDEVVGIDNINDYYDVQLKYSRLEDTGIVQKEITDRKPVQSTLYSKYRFIKLDLTEREEINRLFENEKFEVVCNLAAQAGVRYSIDHPFTYVDSNIVGFANILEACRQNKVKHFVYASSSSIYGLNEKIPYSEDDQVDKPVSLYAATKKANELMAHAYSHLYHLPTTGVRFFTVYGPWGRPDMAPFLFMKSIMNGTSIKVFNHGNLERDFTYIDDIIQGLEKIVDAPPADQIPYKIYNIGNSSPVKLMDFIYAIEKATGKDAVKEYVGMQPGDVYRTYADTSHLERDFGYKPQTTIQKGIDKFYKWYVEYSN; this is encoded by the coding sequence ATGAAGAAGATTTTAGTGACGGGTGCAGCCGGATTTATAGGCTATTATTTAGTGAAGAAATTGCTGGAACGTGGTGATGAGGTGGTTGGCATTGATAATATTAATGATTACTATGACGTTCAGCTGAAATATAGCCGTTTGGAGGATACGGGCATCGTGCAGAAAGAGATTACTGACAGGAAGCCTGTTCAGAGTACATTATATTCCAAATATCGTTTTATCAAACTGGACCTGACAGAAAGGGAAGAGATCAACAGATTATTTGAAAATGAAAAATTTGAGGTGGTTTGCAATCTGGCAGCCCAGGCCGGAGTACGTTACTCTATTGATCATCCTTTTACTTATGTTGATTCAAATATTGTAGGTTTTGCCAATATACTTGAAGCATGTAGGCAGAACAAAGTAAAGCACTTTGTATACGCCAGTTCCAGCAGTATCTATGGATTAAATGAGAAAATACCTTATTCGGAAGATGATCAGGTGGACAAACCTGTAAGTTTGTATGCTGCTACGAAAAAGGCGAATGAGCTGATGGCACATGCCTATAGCCATTTATACCATTTACCTACAACCGGAGTGCGTTTCTTTACGGTTTATGGTCCTTGGGGAAGACCAGATATGGCTCCGTTTCTTTTTATGAAATCGATCATGAACGGAACTTCTATAAAAGTATTCAATCATGGAAATCTGGAACGCGATTTTACTTATATAGATGATATTATTCAAGGGCTGGAGAAGATTGTTGATGCCCCGCCTGCTGATCAGATTCCTTATAAGATATATAATATCGGCAATTCCAGTCCGGTGAAACTGATGGACTTTATTTATGCAATTGAAAAGGCTACTGGTAAAGATGCTGTGAAAGAATATGTGGGTATGCAACCCGGAGATGTTTATCGTACTTATGCGGATACTAGTCATCTGGAAAGAGATTTTGGATACAAGCCACAAACGACTATTCAGAAAGGAATTGATAAATTTTATAAATGGTACGTGGAATATAGCAATTAA
- a CDS encoding dolichyl-phosphate-mannose--protein mannosyltransferase yields the protein MKANKYFLLLLAFLPLLFLRDFTPDNELKYLSIADEAIRNGNFFTFTNHGLVYADKPPLYLWIVMLGKLLFGTHSMLFLGLFSVIPALVILYVMDKWIAGEADQKNRLSGQLMLITSGYFIGAGVVLRMDMLMCMFIVLSLYTFYQMYAGKGTKWSRFLFPFYVFMALFTKGPIGILVPLLSVVAFLAVKGELKTLGRYLGAKTWIILFAGSAIWFAGVFIEGGYDYLHNLLFNQTVNRAVDSFHHKKPFYFYFEVIWYCLAPWSLLYIGVLFAGIKAKLINTDLEKLFLTIITVTFVMLSLISSKVEVYMLPAFPFFAYLAVLLLQKGKQNKFVSALIAIPVTIIGLTFPAALVLGRFHSMAFLNNPVVYLLTGLLLVIAVFSLYYLYKQKNLNKSVNALAIGLLLVIFIGSFFIPSYNQYIGYGELCKEGKEIARQRGIDTFYFYNAGRMENIDSYLNHELKELKESDLNNMQCRKAILFVRTKDIERNPSLKKMVERKDKIIKGNCSIVIL from the coding sequence ATGAAAGCAAATAAATATTTCCTGCTACTGTTGGCGTTTCTGCCTCTGCTGTTTTTGCGTGATTTCACACCGGATAATGAGTTGAAATATCTTAGTATTGCTGATGAAGCGATACGCAATGGTAACTTTTTCACTTTCACCAATCATGGATTGGTTTATGCTGACAAGCCACCGCTCTATTTATGGATTGTCATGTTAGGGAAACTTCTTTTCGGAACCCACAGCATGTTATTCTTAGGATTATTCTCTGTGATCCCTGCCTTGGTGATTCTTTATGTGATGGATAAGTGGATTGCCGGTGAAGCAGATCAAAAGAATCGTCTTTCCGGACAATTGATGTTGATTACCAGCGGTTACTTTATAGGAGCAGGAGTCGTTTTGCGGATGGATATGCTGATGTGCATGTTTATTGTGCTTTCGCTTTATACTTTTTATCAGATGTATGCAGGAAAAGGTACAAAGTGGAGCCGTTTCTTATTTCCGTTTTATGTTTTTATGGCATTGTTCACCAAAGGTCCTATCGGGATACTGGTTCCGCTTTTGTCTGTTGTTGCTTTTCTGGCGGTAAAGGGTGAACTGAAAACTCTGGGACGATATCTGGGTGCTAAAACATGGATTATCTTGTTTGCCGGCTCGGCTATCTGGTTTGCAGGTGTTTTTATAGAGGGAGGATATGATTATTTACATAATCTGCTGTTTAATCAGACTGTAAACAGAGCAGTTGATTCCTTCCATCATAAGAAACCTTTTTATTTCTACTTTGAGGTAATATGGTATTGTCTTGCTCCGTGGTCATTGCTTTATATTGGTGTTTTGTTTGCCGGAATCAAAGCTAAGTTAATCAATACAGATCTGGAGAAGCTCTTTTTAACGATAATTACTGTAACCTTTGTAATGCTCTCATTGATTAGCTCTAAGGTAGAAGTTTATATGCTTCCGGCTTTTCCTTTTTTTGCCTATCTGGCAGTGCTACTGTTGCAAAAGGGCAAACAAAATAAGTTTGTTTCTGCATTGATTGCTATTCCGGTGACTATCATTGGACTAACATTCCCTGCAGCTCTTGTGTTAGGCCGGTTTCACTCAATGGCTTTCTTGAACAATCCGGTGGTTTATCTGTTGACAGGATTATTGTTAGTTATAGCTGTCTTTTCTCTTTATTATCTATACAAACAAAAGAATCTGAATAAGTCTGTCAACGCGCTTGCTATAGGATTGCTTCTGGTGATCTTTATCGGGTCGTTCTTTATTCCTTCTTATAATCAATATATAGGATACGGAGAGCTTTGTAAGGAAGGAAAGGAGATTGCACGGCAGAGAGGTATAGATACTTTCTACTTCTACAATGCTGGTAGAATGGAAAATATAGATTCTTATTTAAATCATGAGTTGAAAGAATTAAAGGAGTCTGATCTGAACAATATGCAATGCAGGAAAGCAATTTTGTTTGTTCGGACAAAAGATATAGAGAGAAATCCTTCACTGAAAAAGATGGTGGAAAGGAAAGACAAAATAATTAAAGGTAATTGTTCTATCGTAATTCTTTAA
- the map gene encoding type I methionyl aminopeptidase translates to MSLKRIKNNWHPVKGEPLTELDKKVLYHQNKGYLVPKRKLIKTPEQIEGIRKSGLINTGVLDLVSEKIHLGMSTAEIDKLVYDYTVAHGAIPAPLNYEGFPKSVCVSVNDVVCHGIPDEHQILKEGDIVNVDVSTILDGYFSDASRMFMIGEVKPELKKLVEVTKECLEIGVNKAKPWGFLGDIGAAIQQHAEKNGFSVVRDLCGHGVGLKFHEEPDVEHFGKKKNGMLLVPGMVFTIEPMINMGKYDVYVDDEDGWTIYTDDGLPSAQWEYTLVITETGAEILTH, encoded by the coding sequence ATGTCATTAAAAAGGATAAAAAATAATTGGCATCCTGTTAAAGGAGAGCCTCTCACTGAACTGGACAAGAAAGTTCTTTATCATCAAAATAAGGGTTATCTGGTACCTAAACGTAAATTAATTAAAACTCCTGAACAGATTGAAGGAATACGCAAAAGTGGTTTGATTAACACCGGAGTTCTCGATCTGGTATCTGAAAAAATTCATTTGGGCATGTCTACTGCCGAAATTGATAAGCTGGTATACGATTATACTGTGGCCCACGGTGCTATTCCTGCACCTCTTAATTATGAAGGGTTCCCTAAGAGTGTATGTGTGTCTGTTAATGATGTAGTGTGTCACGGCATTCCGGACGAACATCAGATTCTAAAGGAAGGAGATATCGTGAATGTGGATGTTTCGACTATTTTAGACGGCTATTTTTCAGATGCATCACGAATGTTTATGATAGGAGAGGTAAAGCCCGAATTAAAGAAACTGGTAGAGGTTACCAAAGAATGCCTGGAGATAGGGGTGAATAAAGCTAAACCTTGGGGATTTCTCGGAGACATTGGTGCTGCCATTCAGCAACATGCTGAAAAGAACGGTTTTTCAGTTGTCAGAGATTTGTGCGGACACGGTGTAGGACTGAAATTTCATGAAGAACCTGATGTGGAACATTTCGGCAAAAAGAAGAATGGAATGTTATTGGTGCCGGGAATGGTATTCACCATTGAACCGATGATCAATATGGGTAAGTATGATGTGTATGTGGACGATGAGGACGGATGGACTATTTATACGGACGACGGACTACCTTCTGCACAGTGGGAATATACGCTTGTCATTACCGAAACCGGAGCTGAAATACTGACTCATTAA
- a CDS encoding glycosyltransferase family 2 protein — protein MNKSANYKFTIIVPVYNEEDNIYALEKKLGEFLPESIYPACVLFVNDGSKDDSKKRLMEICDRNEHFYYMDLSHNSGLSAAMKAGIDAAYSEYVGYMDADLQTTPDDFNLLLEHIKEYEMVMGIRANRKDSFFKNLQSKIANGFRNMMTHDGVSDTGCPLKVIRTEYAKRVPFFTGMHRFLPALIQLQNGKVMQIPVRHFPRVAGVSKYNLWNRLISPFLDCFAYRWMKKRYINYSIGENNL, from the coding sequence ATGAATAAATCTGCAAATTATAAATTTACCATTATTGTGCCTGTGTATAACGAGGAAGACAATATCTATGCTTTGGAGAAGAAATTAGGAGAATTTCTTCCAGAATCCATTTATCCTGCCTGTGTGCTCTTCGTAAACGACGGCTCAAAAGACGATAGTAAGAAACGCCTGATGGAGATTTGTGACAGGAATGAGCATTTTTATTATATGGATTTAAGTCATAACTCCGGACTTAGCGCAGCTATGAAAGCTGGAATTGATGCTGCTTATTCTGAATATGTGGGATATATGGATGCTGATTTGCAGACTACTCCCGACGACTTTAACTTATTACTGGAACATATAAAGGAGTATGAAATGGTAATGGGGATAAGAGCTAACCGTAAGGACTCTTTTTTCAAGAATCTTCAGTCTAAAATAGCAAATGGCTTTCGCAATATGATGACTCACGACGGAGTATCTGATACAGGATGCCCGCTTAAGGTGATTCGTACAGAATATGCAAAGAGAGTGCCTTTCTTTACAGGGATGCATAGGTTTCTACCTGCATTGATTCAGTTACAGAATGGAAAGGTAATGCAAATTCCAGTCCGGCATTTTCCAAGGGTGGCCGGTGTTTCTAAATATAATTTGTGGAACAGACTGATTTCCCCTTTCCTTGATTGCTTTGCATATCGTTGGATGAAAAAAAGATATATTAATTACAGCATCGGGGAAAATAATTTATGA
- a CDS encoding lipid-A-disaccharide synthase N-terminal domain-containing protein encodes MMYVVGFLAQAFFSARILFQWILSEKAKKVVSPSIFWILSILGSYLLVIYGWMRDDFSILLGQFISYYIYIWNLHEKGDWKRVHVLLRTVLLLTPIVAVVFVCNNADEFIASFLKNDKVPLWLLIFGSMGQIIFTLRFVYQMVYSARRKESILPIGFWVISLIGSSVIISYGAFRLDPVLILGQAVGFVAYFRNIMIARKDYKYRLNESK; translated from the coding sequence ATGATGTATGTTGTCGGGTTTCTGGCCCAGGCGTTCTTTTCAGCGCGTATCTTGTTTCAATGGATACTGTCTGAAAAGGCTAAGAAGGTTGTGTCGCCTTCTATTTTCTGGATTCTGAGTATTCTAGGATCTTATTTATTGGTTATTTATGGCTGGATGAGAGATGATTTTTCCATTCTGTTGGGACAGTTTATTTCTTATTATATCTATATATGGAACCTTCATGAGAAAGGTGACTGGAAGCGGGTGCATGTCTTGCTTCGGACAGTATTGCTGCTAACTCCGATTGTTGCAGTTGTTTTTGTTTGTAACAATGCGGATGAATTTATAGCCTCCTTCCTGAAGAATGACAAAGTGCCGTTATGGTTGCTTATCTTTGGCTCAATGGGCCAGATTATATTCACTCTTCGGTTTGTTTACCAAATGGTTTATTCGGCAAGACGAAAGGAATCTATCTTACCTATTGGCTTTTGGGTTATCAGCCTGATTGGTTCATCAGTGATTATCTCTTATGGAGCATTTCGTCTGGATCCTGTTTTGATATTAGGCCAGGCAGTAGGTTTTGTGGCTTACTTCCGGAATATAATGATTGCACGAAAAGACTATAAATACCGATTAAATGAAAGCAAATAA